The genomic interval CTTGCGCTGACACCCCAGAAGTCGCTGCTAATATTTTAACGGCTTTCAAGTCGTTGACATCCACGATCGCCGCTGATAATCCAGTTTTTTGCTTAATTTTGTCCACCACCTGTTGCGGATTGTCCGGCCCGAGGACGATAAATTGGTCGAATGGCGGCAGGGTTCCGGTGACATCATCAATCAGCCGTGCTTGTTCTCCCGCCAGTTGATAAAACACTCCCGGCCGGCGCAAAATGGCTTTGGCGATCGCGCCAATAATAAATGCCAAGGCCACTCGCACCGGTCCCATAATATCCACTAAAGCTTGCATTCCACATGCCGTAGCCAGGCTCGAGGTGGGTAAGAAATAATAACAAATCCGTTTGGCCACCGGTCCGGGAACGATGGTGCTGGGATGGCGAAAGCGACCCTGCATGAGGGCGATGGGGGTTTCGCCAATGGTGACAATGTCTCCCGGTTGAGCGTGGGGAACGACGTAGCGCTCGACGGCAGCGACTGGGTCGTCTTGTTCGGTCAAAATATGAGTGCGAATGGGAAACACTTGAATGCCATCGACGTTCCGTCCATTCGGAGCGATCGCCGGATCGGGATATTGCAGAGAATAGATGGAATGACCGGTTTTCCCGATTCTCCCTTCCGGGCCGTAGGTGATGTAGTGCAATTTTACCCAAGCGGTTTGTAATTGCTCGAGATTGGGTCCGGTAATTTCAATGGTGAGTTGCAGGCGAGTTTGCTTGCCAATTTTGACAATATAAGCGAACCAATAGTCATCGGCTCTGGCTTCTTCGTCGGGATGGAGAGGAACGATGCGACTGCTCCAAGAAATTCCTTGCAGCGACCCTTTGCTCAGCAGAGTCAGGTCTACGCAAACTTCCGGCACCATCAATTCTAGGGTTGGGGTTTCATTGATGAAAACTGCTTCTCCAACTAGTTCGTAGCGATCGCTGGCTACTTTGTTTAGTTGCCAAGGCTCGAACGTAACGGCCAGTTGATTTCCAGGGCGATTTCGATACTGGTTCTCAACAGACCACCAGCTCAGTAGGGCTGCTCCGCCCAGACCTATTCCAATACTTTCTGCAATCACAACAGACCTAGCTCAATTTTTCTTAATTTGTCTCGCTTCACTATACCTGAAGGATTCCGTCTTGCGATCGCAGATGCTATTTTTTTAGGTGTTAATGGATAGAGGTATGGAGATTGCAAACATTGCCCCTCTCCCCTCTTGTGAAATGCAACGAATCGTCCCTCCATGTTTTTCTACGATAATTTGATAGCTAATTGCTAATCCCAATCCCGTACCTTTACCGACGGGTTTTGTCGTAAAGAACGGATCGAACAGTCGGGTACGCAGAGCCTCCGGCACTCCCGGCCCGTTATCTGATAATTCGATCGCCACTTCATTATTGGAAGAAATCTTAGTTGAAATCGTAATTTTGGGTTGGTCTACCTCATGCTCTTCTAAGGCATCAATGGCATTACTGAGCAAATTCATAAACACCTGATTGAGCTGTCCCGGATAGCAATGAATATTGGGAAGTTGTCCGTAATTTTTCTCGATTTCAATGGGTTGGCGATCGCCTTTTGACTTCAGCCTATTTTGCAAAAGCATTAACGTGCTGTCAATTCCTTCATGCAAATCCACGATTTTCATGTCCGCTTCGTCCACTCTCGAGAAATTGCGCAGGGAGAGCACGATCTCGCGAATCCGTTCGGCTCCAATTTGCATGGAGTCGAGCAAGCGCGGCAGATCGTCGCGAATAAACTCGAGATCCATCGAATCGAGTTCCTCGGCAATCGTTGCTGGAGGTTCTGGGTAAGTGGTTTGATACAATTCGATCGATCGTAAAATATCAGCCGTATAATCCCGCGCCGGGACTAAGTTTCCGTAAATAAAATTCACGGGATTGTTAATCTCGTGAGCGACCCCTGCCACCATTTGTCCTAAGCTCGAGAGTTTTTCACTTTGGATTAATTGAGATTGGGTTCGTTGCAATTGCTTCAGAGTTTCTTCCAGCTCTTTTGCTTTCCGATCTGCTTGTTCGGCTGCAGAGGTAGCTTGATAATAAAGTTCGGCTTGACCGATCGCGATCGCCAACTGATCGGTAGCGGCGTGCAACAGTTCCACCTCATCATCGCTCCACCACCTCGGACCGTCCAACTGCGTACAAATCACGCCCCCTAATTCCCCATAGGCCGTTTTAATTGGGACTAATAAAACCGCTCGCAATCCGCGGGTTTCATAAAGTTGATTCACATTAAAATCATCATGATTTAAAATATCATTCACCCGCAATTGTTCTAAATTGAGTAAGTTCGCGCGCAGGGGGTCATTAGTAGCCAACGGCAAACATCCCAAAACGCTGGGCAATAAACCATTTTTCGCCTCTTTCACCACATTCAAATAGCCGCTGGGAGAAGCTTCAGCCGTTTGATCGCTCTCCGTACCTTGAGATTGATACCAGCTAAACAAGCATTGATCCACATGCAATAAACTCTGGATTTCCCCCACTGCAATCTCCAGAATTTGTTCGAGTTCCAAAGAGTTGCGGACTTGAGAAGCCAGGCGATTGATTAACTCTTCCCGTTGGGCAATTTCCCGATAGCGCGCTTCGCTTTGGCGAATGGCTTCTTCCGCACGTTTGCGCTGAGTAATATTTTGCATTAAGGCCATGCCAGAAACAATATATCCTTGCTCGTTGCGTACGGGTAAGGTTTGCACCAAATAGTCATTATCGCCCAAGACAATTTCAAAGCGATTGCTTTCTCCTTCGAGGGCATGTTGAAAGTGCTGTTCGATGAGGCTGCTGGCAGACAGTGGAAATACGTCTCTCGGACGCGCTCCTTCCAGAGTTTTCACCAGCAAGCGCAATTTATTTAACTCTTGCCCTTCAGCTAGGGTGAAGCAAAGATGGCGATCGAATAAGACGACTAAGCCATCGGGAAAATTGCGGGCCAGAGTTCGATAGAGTTCCTCGCTTTTGCGCAAAGCCATCTCGGTTTCAAAGCGGTAGGTAACGTCGTTATTCATTTCTAAAACCGCTGCTGGATGGCCCCAAGCATCTCGCTGCAGAGTCCACCGACTGGCCACCGTCACTAGGGTTCCATCTTGCTTGACTTGTTGCAGTTCTCCTTCCCAATATCCGTCGCGCTTGAGAATTTCATAAATGGTAGATAAAGGCAGATCGAATTGGGTTTGCAGTAAGGTGTGAATATTACGATCGATTGCCTGTTGCTTTGTCCATCCGTAGAGTTGATGGGCCCCGTGGTTCCAATATTTAATTTTGCCTTGCAAGTCGAGGATAATAATCGAGTCATTGGCTAAATCGAGCATTTGCACGTGTTGGCGCAAGGACTGCTCGACCTGCTGGCGCTCGGCCACCTCTTCGGCCAATTCTGCCGTTCGTTGTTCGACGCGTTCTTCTAGGGTGTCTCGATATTGTTCGAGTTGTTCTTCTGACTGTTTGCGAGCGGTAATATCGCGAGCTACCCAAACGACGGTATCTAAGTTGAGGGGAGAGACTTTGGCGGCTAACCAAACGGTGGAGGGGTTGGCCTCGGGGCGATCGAGAGTGCTGCTGAAACTCTTGTTTGTATTTTCGTTAATTGTAATTGAATATTCAACATCTAGAGTCTGTTGTGTTTCTAGCGATCGCCGCAATGTGGCTAGTAGCCGGTTAGCGCTGTTGGCTGGCATCAGATCGGTCAGTGCCATGCCGTACCATTCGAGTCGCTCTTGAGCGAGTAACGGACAGTTGGTTGGTGCCACTTCGAGAATATGGCCTTCTCGGTCGAGTACGAGGATGAGGTCGGTCATGGCTTTGAACATGGCCCGCAGTTGGATCTCCTGCTGGATTAAACTCAGTTCTGCCTGTTTGCGTTCGGTAATTTCAATAAACAGGCCGTCTAAGGTCAGTTCGTAAGCATGAGTGACTCCATAGATCGTGCGATTGTCTTCGTCGGAGTTGGGGGAGTCTACGGGCAGTTGGCTTTCTGGAGGAGAGGTGGAGCACGAGAGCCATTTGATTTGTCCGGATGTGGTAATAATCCGTCCTTCCCAATGCCAAGAGCTTCGGTTGGAGAGCGATCGCGCAATTGAAGCTTGGTAGTCTTCTAAGTCGTCGGGATGGATTAACTCTTCAAACAGATGGGGGTTTTGTTGCAGCTCGTCTGGATCGAGTTCGCAAATCTTAAAGCATCCGAGGCTAACGTACCTGAATTGGATACAGTGTTCTGGTTTTAGGATGAGTTGACAAATAATTCCGGGCACATTGGCTGTAAGCTTATTGAATTGGTTCTCGATTTTCATCCAGGCCGCCTCGGTAGATTAATTGTTAGTGACCCGTTTTTGAGAAATACTTTCAGATGAGTAGACAGCTCATTTTATCACACTTGATAGGGTCGAGGTAAAGCTCGGATAGGAAACGGCAGCGGCTTGGGCCCGGTGTACGATCGTCTTTCCTCGGGTATTGAGAGCGGCGATCGCTAAACTCATGGCAATGCGGTGGTCGGTATAACTATCGACTTCTGCTCCTTGTAGGGGAGTACCGCCAACAATTTCTAAGCCATCGGGATGTTCGGTAATTTTTGCTCCCATCCGATTTAATTCCGAGGCCATGACGGCCAGGCGATCGCTTTCTTTGACTCGCAGTTCGGCAGCATCGCGAATGATGGTGGTTCCTTCGGCAAAAACCGCCGCGACGGCTAAAATCGGGATTTCGTCGATCGTGCGGGGGATAATCTCGCCTCCAAACTCGCATCCTTGCAAGCGGCTGGACTTTACCCGCAGATCGGCAACGGGTTCGCCGGTGACTTCCCGTTGATTGAGAAACTCGATGTCTGCTCCCATCATCTGCAAAACCTCTAAGACTCCGGTGCGAGTGGGATTAATTCCTACATTTTCGATAACTAACTCGCTATCCGGGACAATGGCACCAGCTACCAGCCAAAAGGCGGCAGAGCTAATATCGCCAGGAACGATAATGGACTGTCCCGAGAGCGTTGCGCCTCCCGAAACGGTCGCAGAATGGGTGTCTCTATCGACATTCACGGTTGCGCCAAAGGCTCGTAACATGCGTTCGCTATGATCTCGAGAGAGGGCTGGCTCGGTCACGGTTGTTTCTCCTTCGGCCATTAGTCCGGCCAGGAGAACGCAGGATTTGACTTGGGCTGAAGCGATGGGAGAATGGTAGTGAATTCCCTGGAGCGATCGTCCGCGCACGGCGAGGGGTGCGAGGGTATTGTCCTGACGACCCCAGATGTCGGCACCCATTTGTTGTAAGGGTTTGATGACTCGGGACATGGGACGCGATCGCAAAGAGGCATCGCCGGTTACACTGAAGAAGCGGCCGTCATGAGCGGCCAAAATTCCCATCATCAGTCGCATGGTGGTTCCGGAGTTGCCACAATCTAAAATATCCGTCGGCTCCCGCAACTTCCCTAAGCCTAACCCTTTCACTTTCACCTGTTCGGAGTTCAGCTCGCTAATCTCGACCCCCATTTTACGGAAACAAGCGGCACTGCTTTGCGGATCTTCGCCAATCAGCAATCCGGCGATCGTGGTTTCTCCCTCGGCTAAACTGCCTAACATTAGGGCTCGATGGGAAATGGATTTATCTCCTGGAACGCGAATGGTTCCTCGCAGAGCGATGCCAGACGTTGGAGGTCGAACGATCAAATCTTCATCAGGATCGACTGAGTTTAAAGTAACAATTGAAGCGGTCATGGAGATAAACTTAAGGTAAGGCGGAAACATCAAACGCTGTAGCGCAATCATACCCCATTGCTCGAGATCGGTCACCCGTCTCTGGCGATCGGGAATGGGGAATTGGGATTAGGGACTGGGAAAAGAATGTCCTCACCTATAGCGTTATCTTATCGACCCGTATTATTTCTCAGCTATTGTCAACATTACTTATCGGCCACATCGTCACCTTATCTGCTTCGCGCTTTATGCTAAAAAATCATCGAAAACCTGTTAGTCTGTCGTTAACGTCTACCGATCTTCCGGTTTGGTCGTTTGTGGAAACGGCAGCGACTCTCTATCGTAAAGATCGACATCGGTTTCATTTGCTGCTGAACGAACCGGGACTGTACGATCGCAATCCGGATATCGACCCAACCATTCCGCTGGCCGGCCCCCCTCGACTGCTCTGGCTGGAAATTTCGGCTCATCGGGTGGTGATGACGATGCAAGGTAACGGCCAGCTCAGCTATCGGCATTCTTGGGAGCAGGGGATGTACGGAATGTCGCGATATTGGTTATCGGGAGATGGCGATCGCCCGGCAGGACAGATGCGGTTGCGCAATTTTACTCATTCTCTGATTTTGACCGGCCATTCGCAACCGGAACATCTGAGAATTGAGTATGAGTTATGGTGCGAGCGGTTAAAGTTGGGACAATACGTGTTGTGTTTGGATATTCATCATTAATCCGATAAGCCATGAATGAGGAGAATACGGCCGAAACAATAACGGATAAACCTTGTATTTGGGTATGCCAGCATCAATCTTGTTTGCGCAATGGTTCGGCTGAAGTATTAGCGGCGTTTCAGGCAAAAGTTGGCGACGAGTTTGTGGTGGAAGGAGTGGGATGTCAGGGACAATGCAATCTGGGGCCGACGGTGCGCGTGTTGCCGGATGGGGTATGGTATTGTCGCATTCATCCGGAGAATATTCCGGAGATTGTGGAGTCTCATCTGCGCGGTGGAGAACCGGTGAAGTCGTTGCTCCATCCCCGGTTGCATCCGCAGTTTTATTATTGAATAGAAGAAGACCGATCGCGATCGCTTACATCGGAGAAAATTATTAATTGCAATCGAAATAGCATGTTAAGGAAAATATTTGTAAATATCTTTGCGGTGCAATACTCTCACAAACGAAACGACACCGCGATCGAGCTTAATTCCGACTCGGTAGTCCCCTAACCTAATTCGATAATAGTCTCCTGCGCCTTTAAGTTTTTTCACATGACTCACCTCACTTAATGCTTCCACTTCTTCAATAGCGATAATTAGTTTCTCAATTCTCTCATACAATTTTGAGTCAAGAATTTTGAGTAAATCTTTCTCAAAACTTTTTCTAAATTCAACGTCCACCCTTACCCCTTCAGAATTTGAAAGATTTCATCGCGACTGACCGTTTCGCTGTCCTCTCCTTCCTGGATCGCATTTTCCATGCCGATATCTTCTAGAGCTTCTGCTAACAATTGAGAAAATATCTCTCTGTTTTCTTGAACCGACTCTATAATGGCAGTTTTGAGCAACTGTTTGAGTTTGGTTTCGTCTAAGACAATTTTATCCATCAATTTGTACCATTGCTTCAATCTACCATAGCATTAGAATAGGAATCTTACTTAAGATTATTGAATCAGAAAATAGGTTTTCATCATTCCTTTGCCTTTTATTTCAATATCGCCTCGCTCGACACACTCAAAATTATCTTTTAGGAGATGATAGGTTTGCTCTGTCACCTGAATCTTTCCGGGAATACCATTGCTTTCCATGCGACTGGCTGTATTGACTGTATCTCCCCACAGATCGTAACTCAATTTTCTGGTACCAATTATACCTGCGACTACAGGGCCGGAGTTAATCCCGATTCGTAATTGCAGGGAATTAGGTGTATCCACCTGAAACGATCCAATGATTTTTTGCATATCTAAAGCCATATTGGCAATGGCTCGCGCGCCATCAGTTCGGGGAATGGGAATACCGCTAGCGGCCATGTATGCATCGCCAATGGTTTTGATTTTTTCAACGCTGTAATCTTCGCAAAGTCGGTCGAAACGAGAGAAAATCTGATTGAGTAAATTGACGAGTTCAATGGCTGGCATATTGGCAGACATTTCTGTAAATCCGACCAAGTCCGCAAATAAAATAGAGACACAATCGAATGATTCGGCAATACAATAGTTTTCAGCGGCAGAAAGATCCCGTTGCTTTAAGCGATCGACAATGGATTGCGGTAGAATATTGAGTAATAAGCGATCGGACTTTTTTTGTAGATTGCGGATCGTGAGCTGATTGTTGACTCGCGCAATCACTTCTTCTTCATGAAATGGTTTCGTGATGTAATCTACACTTCCTACGCCAAATGCTTTCACTTTGTCCAGCACTCCATTCAAAGCGCTAATAAAAATAACTGGAATATCTTTGGTTTCTGGATTGGATTTCAAATATTGACAAATTTCGTAGCCGTCCATATCTGGCATTTTAATATCTAATAAAATTAGATCTGGAGCTTCTTTTTCAATGGTATTAATCGCGACCTGTCCGTTAATAGCTTTTCTGACTTTGTAATTCCTCTCTTTGAGGATGGTAGCTAAAACTTGTAAGTTGGGTAGTTGGTCGTCAACAATTAATATATTGGGAATGATAGATAATTCGTTTGCGATCGATGACATAGAAATTTACCGAAATTCAGTGAATATAAAATTTTAATTTAGACGATCTTATCTTCGCAATCTATTTCGTGAATTAAGTTCGCAATCTGATGAAATTGGCAAGTATTGACCAACTGAGTTAAGCGATCGCTAACCGATTTATGAGTTTCTGGAATTTCGGCAATCAGGCTTAAGATCGCATCATCATCTAAGAGTTCGCTCGCACGATCTAATTGCGCGAGCCACTCGGGAGACATGATTTTTAAATCATTTGCAGTTAAACTAGCAAATTGAGTCGGTTCTGGCTTTGTTTCCTCCGCATAAATGTATTCAACTCCCAGATGTTTAGCAATGACCTCAAATATCTGGGACGAGCGAAAGGGTTTTCTGATAAAACTATCACATCCCGTTGATAAAACAACTGCTTTTTCTTCATCTAAGACACTAGCCGTTACTGCAACGATCGCGGTTGCATTTCCTTTCACCGTTCCTTTAATTGTTTGGGTGGCTTCATAACCATCCATGACCGGCATTCTCATGTCCATAAAAATTAGATGAGGTTGCCAAGAGTCCCATTTTGCTATGGCTTCTCTGCCATTACTAGCCTCTTGTAGATCGAAGCTCAGAGGCTGTAATATTTGAGTTAACAGTAACCGATTGCTCGGGCGATCGTCAACTACTAAAATTCTGTATTTTTCCCGACCGGGTTGTATGCCAATGACCTGACGAATGCTCGGTTTATCGGTTATTTGGTCTGGACTGACAGCATGAGCTGCGATCGTAAAAGTAAAAGTGCTGCCAATTCCTACTGCACTTTTGACTGTAAGCTCGCCTCCCATTAACCGCACAAATTTATAGCTAATCGATAATCCTAAACCGGTTCCTTCTTGGCTGTTTTTGCCACTTTGAGTTTGAGTAAATGGTTTAAATAGCTGGTCGAAGTCTTCCTCGGGAATACCAACTCCTGTATCCTGTATCTCAACCACCAATCGGACGATAGATGAATTTATCTCATTATCGCCTAGATGAATTTTAACTAAAACTCCTCCTTCCGATGTGAATTTAATTGCGTTTCCAATTAAGTTGATGAAAACCTGTCGCAGCTTCGTTTCATCTGCTGCAATATATTGAGGTAAAGTATCGGGATATTCAAATCCCAGTTGCAATCCCTTGGCTTCTGCCTTTAAGAAAAACATGTTTTCGATTTCTGCTAATAATATATGAAGATCGAAATCTTGGAGATTGAGTGTTATCTTTCCAGATTCAATTTTCGATAAATTTAAAATATTATCGATTAATGCTAGTAAATGATCTCCACTACTATTAATAATTCGGATATTTTCTTTTTCTTCCAGAGATAATGTCTGCGATCGCATCATAATTTGCGAAAAGCCCAAAATTGCATTCAAAGGCGTGCGTAGCTCGTGACTCATATTGGCGATAAACGTACTTTTAGCCTGATTGGCAACTTCCGCTTGTTCTTTGGCAACAAGCAATTCTGCTGTTCGCTCTCGGACTCGTTGTTCGAGCTGCTCAAAAGATGCTTGTAAAACTTTTTGGCGCTCCTTACGCTCTAGAAAAGCAATACTATCAATAGTGACTACCTCACAACCTATTAAGCCTAAAATTGGAGGAATCAAGGGTAACCACCAGTTGTAAAGAAGCAGTAGGTAGCTACTCGTACACAACATTCCTATTAGTAATCCTGAAGCAACAAGCAACTTATAAGAATGAAAATTATTGGCTAAAATAGCTCCCGAAACTGACCAAGCCAAAATCCATAAACCCTCACCCCAATCAGGTAAACTTCTCATCAAAGTTTGCTCTCCAGTAGCTACATCTAAAAGAAAACTGATTAAATTTGCTTGAAGTTCAACCCCTGAAATAGGAGTTGGGTTGCTATAAGGAATTTTCACAAAATCTTTGAGACTAACTGCGGTTACCCCAATTAACACAATACGATTTCGGAATAATTCTGGATCGAATTTTCTGTTTAAAACATGAGAGATTGAAATGGTTTTAAATGAGCCTTTAGAGCCACGAAAATTAACTAAAAACTGGTTTGACTGGCGACCTTTGAATACATAACCTCCATCATGGATATGAAGTGGATAAAATACTCCTTCACCCAACTGTAAATAGTTTTCATTAATTGATGATGCTTTTTCTTCGATACCCAAATCCTTCAAGTATTTGAGTGCTATTTGTAATGCAAAACTTTTGCGAATTTTCTTTTTATATTTTTTATCTTCAACATCCATATATAAGAATCCTCGACGTACTTTTCCATCTCTATCAAAGGGAATATTGCTAAATCCTACTTGAGTATTAGAGTTCAAGAATGGAGGAGGTGGCACAACACGAGATTTTCTACGATCGAGACGTTCAATTCCAATCACATTAGGCAACTGTTTCATCACTTTCGTTAATTTTTCATGGCCTGGATTAATGGGTAAATCTCGATAGATATTTAAACCAATCGAATTAGGTTGAGCATCAGAAACGATTTTCAATAAATTTGCTAAAGTGATATCTGTAATTGGCCATCCTAATGCTTGCAAGTCTCGTTCCTTGATATCAATAATGATAATCCGCTCGTCCTTGGGTAAGGGGGGACGAAGACGTACGAGCCGATCGAGGGCAAGTAATTCTAAAGATTGTAAAATCCCGAAAAATCGTAAAGCCAGAATTGCTACAGTCATTCCTGAAGCAGTCAAAATGAGTCGATATCGGTTTGAAAAAAAACGAGCAATCTGATTTCCAAGAGTATGGAGAGCATTGTTATATCGCATGGGTAGCCTCCGAGAAGATATGAGTATCGAGCAGATTCTCATTTCCCTTCAAAAGCACCAAGCACATCTTCAGGTAATGATGGATCAAAGTCATCGGAAATGATAAGCTTTTCAGTACATAAACCAAATGGTTGTAACGTCTCGTTGTGCAGTTAAATAGGTTGAAGTTCTGCAATAGGTCGATTGCCGCGAACAATAATTAACACTTCTCCTATTTCAACTTGATGTAAATATTTGAGAAGGTCTTGCTGGATTTCCTCGACAGTGACACTAACCATAACGTTGCTTGTCTGAGAGTAAATAACGCTATCTTAACATTACGATTCAGGAGTATCATGAGTTTCATTGTTTCCGTTCCCGAATCCAACTAGCCGCAGTCCAGGATCCGCGATCGTCATAGTGACGAATGAGTCGCGATCGCTCGGTCTCCGATCGCAACCATCCCACTTCCAGAAAGAATGGTTTTCCCGACTCAATCGTAACCGGAGCAGCGATCGATCCACCATCGGGAAGCAATAAGACTCGCACCGGTTGCGTTCCTTCCGTAAAGTCAATTGTGTTTCCCTGGAGAATTCCGGTAGATTGGAACGAAATACCTTTGGATTCAATGGTTTGACAAATGCGATCGCCCTCCCGCGTAATGGATAGGGTACTCGTGCTCTGCTGTCGTTCCCGTCCGTCAGCATAATGAGTCACGATCTCTCCCGACCAGGTTCCCAAGAGTTGGTCTACCGTTAATAGGGGACGTTCCGGTTGCTTCGAGTCGCGCAGGTATTCGCGAATTAAAGTAATTTTGTCTAAGCGATCGCGATCGTAGAGTATCACAAAGCGCAACCGTCGCTCGCGATCGATGAAGCCAAACTCGCTACCAAATACGCCAAAAGCACTATAGTAAGCGCCACCGCGACAAAAATCTCCATTGTCGAAAAAGACGAGATAGCGATCGATGCTGGTATACTCTAGCTCTAGCTTCTTCGGTGCAGCTTCTCCGGGAGGAAAGCGTTCGACGCTCTGATAAATCATTTGATTATTGTTTCTCCCTTCAAAAACCACGACAGTGGGAGTATCCTGGAGCAAGATTCCCTCAGGAGAGAATCCGGTAAACGAACCGTCCCAAACGCCTAAGTTCTGGAGGAAGCATTCCCACTGCGATCGCATACAATCCTCAATAATTTCGCTAGTAATCCCGAACGCATCATACCTCGAGTCCCATGGGCGATGACAGCAATTTGACAATTTTCGCCTATATGTGGTGCGATCCTTTGTTGGAAGCTCCTCCAGATCCGCAGATTTGGGGATGGGAGGTCGATCGCATCTATCAAGACTTGGGTCAACGCGATCGATGGCAACAACTGTTACAAGACATTGAAACCCAAGAAACGCGCGCTCCCGTGTATCTTCTCGTTCGTCAGCTTGCAGAACTGGGAGATTCCGCCCAGGAAGTCAGCGATCGCTTGCGCCATTTAGAGGAATTGCAGGTAAACATTATTGCCATAAAAGAAACCGATCCTCCCAGTGAAGTCACTCATCGCGACGAACTGCTCCAGTTATTCCAACATTTACAAACCCATTATCGCAGCTTGCGCATTCGTCAGGGTCATGCGCGAAATCGCCTGCAAGCCAAACCCCCGCCGGGAAAAGCACCTTATGGCTACAAACGGGGAAAATCTGCTTATATTTTAGACCGCAGTTGTGCTCCAGTTGTGAAAGATTTTTTTGAACACTTTCTGCTCTATGGTTCTATCCGAGGAGCCGTGCGTTATCTCGAAAAAAAATATCGGAAAAAGATTGGAGTTACCACGGGACGGCGCTGGTTAACTAATCCGGTTTATCGCGGCGATACGGCGTTTAAAGA from Roseofilum casamattae BLCC-M143 carries:
- a CDS encoding PAS domain-containing sensor histidine kinase, whose translation is MKIENQFNKLTANVPGIICQLILKPEHCIQFRYVSLGCFKICELDPDELQQNPHLFEELIHPDDLEDYQASIARSLSNRSSWHWEGRIITTSGQIKWLSCSTSPPESQLPVDSPNSDEDNRTIYGVTHAYELTLDGLFIEITERKQAELSLIQQEIQLRAMFKAMTDLILVLDREGHILEVAPTNCPLLAQERLEWYGMALTDLMPANSANRLLATLRRSLETQQTLDVEYSITINENTNKSFSSTLDRPEANPSTVWLAAKVSPLNLDTVVWVARDITARKQSEEQLEQYRDTLEERVEQRTAELAEEVAERQQVEQSLRQHVQMLDLANDSIIILDLQGKIKYWNHGAHQLYGWTKQQAIDRNIHTLLQTQFDLPLSTIYEILKRDGYWEGELQQVKQDGTLVTVASRWTLQRDAWGHPAAVLEMNNDVTYRFETEMALRKSEELYRTLARNFPDGLVVLFDRHLCFTLAEGQELNKLRLLVKTLEGARPRDVFPLSASSLIEQHFQHALEGESNRFEIVLGDNDYLVQTLPVRNEQGYIVSGMALMQNITQRKRAEEAIRQSEARYREIAQREELINRLASQVRNSLELEQILEIAVGEIQSLLHVDQCLFSWYQSQGTESDQTAEASPSGYLNVVKEAKNGLLPSVLGCLPLATNDPLRANLLNLEQLRVNDILNHDDFNVNQLYETRGLRAVLLVPIKTAYGELGGVICTQLDGPRWWSDDEVELLHAATDQLAIAIGQAELYYQATSAAEQADRKAKELEETLKQLQRTQSQLIQSEKLSSLGQMVAGVAHEINNPVNFIYGNLVPARDYTADILRSIELYQTTYPEPPATIAEELDSMDLEFIRDDLPRLLDSMQIGAERIREIVLSLRNFSRVDEADMKIVDLHEGIDSTLMLLQNRLKSKGDRQPIEIEKNYGQLPNIHCYPGQLNQVFMNLLSNAIDALEEHEVDQPKITISTKISSNNEVAIELSDNGPGVPEALRTRLFDPFFTTKPVGKGTGLGLAISYQIIVEKHGGTIRCISQEGRGAMFAISIPLSINT
- the aroA gene encoding 3-phosphoshikimate 1-carboxyvinyltransferase, which translates into the protein MTASIVTLNSVDPDEDLIVRPPTSGIALRGTIRVPGDKSISHRALMLGSLAEGETTIAGLLIGEDPQSSAACFRKMGVEISELNSEQVKVKGLGLGKLREPTDILDCGNSGTTMRLMMGILAAHDGRFFSVTGDASLRSRPMSRVIKPLQQMGADIWGRQDNTLAPLAVRGRSLQGIHYHSPIASAQVKSCVLLAGLMAEGETTVTEPALSRDHSERMLRAFGATVNVDRDTHSATVSGGATLSGQSIIVPGDISSAAFWLVAGAIVPDSELVIENVGINPTRTGVLEVLQMMGADIEFLNQREVTGEPVADLRVKSSRLQGCEFGGEIIPRTIDEIPILAVAAVFAEGTTIIRDAAELRVKESDRLAVMASELNRMGAKITEHPDGLEIVGGTPLQGAEVDSYTDHRIAMSLAIAALNTRGKTIVHRAQAAAVSYPSFTSTLSSVIK
- a CDS encoding (2Fe-2S) ferredoxin domain-containing protein; translation: MNEENTAETITDKPCIWVCQHQSCLRNGSAEVLAAFQAKVGDEFVVEGVGCQGQCNLGPTVRVLPDGVWYCRIHPENIPEIVESHLRGGEPVKSLLHPRLHPQFYY
- a CDS encoding type II toxin-antitoxin system RelE family toxin, which produces MDVEFRKSFEKDLLKILDSKLYERIEKLIIAIEEVEALSEVSHVKKLKGAGDYYRIRLGDYRVGIKLDRGVVSFVRVLHRKDIYKYFP
- a CDS encoding adenylate/guanylate cyclase domain-containing protein, with translation MSSIANELSIIPNILIVDDQLPNLQVLATILKERNYKVRKAINGQVAINTIEKEAPDLILLDIKMPDMDGYEICQYLKSNPETKDIPVIFISALNGVLDKVKAFGVGSVDYITKPFHEEEVIARVNNQLTIRNLQKKSDRLLLNILPQSIVDRLKQRDLSAAENYCIAESFDCVSILFADLVGFTEMSANMPAIELVNLLNQIFSRFDRLCEDYSVEKIKTIGDAYMAASGIPIPRTDGARAIANMALDMQKIIGSFQVDTPNSLQLRIGINSGPVVAGIIGTRKLSYDLWGDTVNTASRMESNGIPGKIQVTEQTYHLLKDNFECVERGDIEIKGKGMMKTYFLIQ